The following are encoded in a window of Wolbachia endosymbiont (group B) of Hofmannophila pseudospretella genomic DNA:
- a CDS encoding exopolysaccharide biosynthesis protein, with product MKRGKNLTEDKKLASDILKEVAGTGTADSDKVTLFDIKTALQERGFGILIIIFSLPLSVPIPVPPGYTTILSIPLILFSLQLLLGFHSPWMPRWLERKSFKRSTLALVVKKTLPALKKIEKFMKPRMSFIFCGPGEKILAFIMLVCVLVIANPFPLTHFIPAIGTTLISLGIMNKDGLVSILGVLVSLCGILFALIVIVKGPQLIISAFSFLKSFAYG from the coding sequence GTGAAAAGGGGTAAGAATTTGACTGAAGATAAAAAATTAGCATCTGATATTCTAAAAGAGGTTGCAGGTACTGGTACTGCTGATAGTGATAAAGTGACATTGTTTGACATTAAAACAGCTTTACAAGAACGTGGTTTTGGTATTTTAATAATCATCTTCTCCTTGCCGCTATCGGTGCCTATACCGGTTCCACCTGGTTATACAACTATTCTTTCTATACCTTTAATCTTGTTTTCATTACAACTTCTGCTTGGGTTTCATTCTCCCTGGATGCCACGTTGGTTGGAAAGGAAATCCTTTAAACGTTCAACATTAGCCCTTGTGGTTAAAAAAACTTTACCTGCATTAAAAAAAATAGAAAAGTTCATGAAACCGAGAATGTCTTTTATCTTCTGTGGGCCAGGTGAAAAGATTTTGGCATTTATAATGCTGGTTTGCGTATTGGTGATAGCCAATCCGTTTCCGTTGACTCACTTCATTCCAGCAATCGGTACGACTCTTATTTCACTTGGTATTATGAATAAAGACGGGCTTGTCTCGATACTTGGAGTGTTGGTATCCTTGTGTGGAATATTATTTGCTCTTATTGTAATAGTAAAAGGTCCACAGCTTATAATTAGTGCGTTTTCTTTTCTCAAGAGTTTTGCATACGGTTAA
- a CDS encoding IS630 family transposase (programmed frameshift), whose translation MELKKHGIRGEIGRRLQAIISGKEYGITKVAQIYRITRTTLMKWITRFKEGGVDAFKIQPGRGVKPKLSYKQQEEIKNVIAEEGANLTAKKLKIIIEKMFSIEVSKSTAHGLMQKLGFSYITPRPVHNKQDKNKQEKFKKNLNETIVTYPEKELFFFDESRFGTHSKIGHGWFKKGIRTQVKVKLGRQNFYLYSAVNPRNGETSSLFAPNVNTDCMNIFLEQMSQYLGTREAFLIVDCAGWHRSKGLKIPQNITLIYLPPYSPELNPVERLWQYLKDNLIKNRIYDSVSLLEDTICAFIRNITESSIKTICSVSYLPTYL comes from the exons CTGGAATTAAAGAAGCACGGAATAAGAGGAGAGATAGGAAGAAGATTACAGGCAATAATATCTGGAAAAGAATATGGAATAACAAAAGTTGCTCAAATATACCGAATTACTAGAACTACATTGATGAAGTGGATTACAAGATTTAAGGAAGGAGGAGTCGATGCGTTTAAAATACAACCAGGACGTGGAGTAAAGCCGAAGTTGAGCTACAAGCAGCAAGAAGAAATTAAAAATGTCATAGCAGAAGAAGGAGCCAACCTAACGGCTAAGAAATTAAAAATCATAATTGAGAAAATGTTTTCTATTGAGGTAAGTAAGTCTACAGCACATGGACTGATGCAAAAGTTAGGTTTTTCGTATATTACTCCAAGGCCTGTGCACAATAAACAGGATAAAAATAAACAAGAAAAGTTT AAAAAAAATCTTAATGAAACTATTGTCACGTATCCCGAAAAAGAGCTATTTTTCTTCGATGAATCGCGGTTTGGCACACATTCAAAGATTGGACACGGGTGGTTTAAAAAAGGCATTAGGACACAGGTTAAGGTGAAATTAGGTAGGCAAAACTTTTATCTCTATAGTGCAGTTAATCCTAGAAATGGAGAGACTTCTAGTTTATTCGCACCAAACGTCAATACTGATTGTATGAATATATTCCTTGAGCAGATGTCACAATATTTAGGAACAAGGGAGGCATTTCTTATTGTGGATTGTGCAGGATGGCATAGATCCAAAGGTTTAAAAATACCACAAAATATTACCTTAATCTACTTACCTCCATATTCACCAGAGTTAAATCCAGTAGAGCGTTTATGGCAATATTTGAAAGACAATCTCATTAAAAATAGAATATATGACTCTGTTAGTTTATTGGAGGATACTATATGTGCATTCATTCGTAATATTACGGAAAGTTCGATCAAAACTATTTGTTCTGTGAGTTATTTGCCTACTTATTTATGA
- a CDS encoding Hsp20/alpha crystallin family protein, translating into MSNIVHSNKNNNRDNFSVRGLQRAVDDIFDSFFTGWNPELSRRSNSLLPACDFYETKESYCLSLELPGISKESIDISISGDSLIVKGEKTCDNESKDKQFYHRERYYGSFYRSIQLPVNVERDKVSASFSDGVLHVTIPKSEKHIKKIDVK; encoded by the coding sequence ATGAGTAATATAGTTCATTCAAATAAAAACAATAACCGTGATAACTTTAGTGTAAGAGGGTTACAAAGGGCCGTTGATGACATATTTGATAGCTTCTTTACAGGATGGAATCCAGAGCTTTCCAGAAGAAGCAACAGTCTATTACCAGCTTGTGACTTTTATGAAACAAAGGAAAGCTATTGCCTCTCATTAGAGTTACCAGGTATTTCCAAAGAAAGCATAGATATTAGTATATCTGGCGATAGCTTAATAGTGAAGGGTGAAAAGACATGTGATAACGAGTCAAAAGATAAGCAGTTTTATCATCGAGAAAGGTACTATGGCTCTTTCTATAGGTCTATTCAGCTTCCAGTAAATGTGGAGCGAGATAAAGTATCTGCTAGTTTTTCAGATGGAGTATTACATGTAACCATACCTAAGTCAGAGAAACACATCAAGAAGATTGATGTAAAGTAA
- a CDS encoding plasmid pRiA4b ORF-3 family protein, with product MPNEKSVKNSYIYKVFEPDKKMIFLFDYGDNWEFLVECCGIIEAEAGTRYPKVTKKQGEAPPQYPDYEDE from the coding sequence ATGCCTAATGAAAAAAGCGTCAAAAATTCTTATATCTACAAGGTTTTTGAGCCAGATAAAAAAATGATTTTTCTTTTTGATTATGGCGATAATTGGGAATTTTTAGTAGAATGTTGTGGCATTATTGAAGCAGAAGCTGGAACAAGATATCCAAAAGTTACTAAAAAGCAAGGAGAGGCTCCTCCACAATATCCTGACTACGAAGATGAGTAG
- a CDS encoding IS5 family transposase (programmed frameshift) has product MRSSYPSDISRKKFEIIVKDLESCRKKTKPRKLDLYEVFCGVLYVLKSGCQWRMLPTEFPKWRNCYDYFKKWSEKPDTAKESILERVLKKIVRVVRQNNGRKEKTSFCIIDAQSVKNADTAKEKGYDAGKKISGIKRHIAVDTQGLPHAIYVTTAEITDRSSAVRMVKRAQENLSEVKNILVDAGYTGENFAAQIKATIGATVEVIKRSELHTFVVLPKRWVVERSFAWLEKCRRLWKNCERKLNTSLQMVVLAFAVLLLKRL; this is encoded by the exons ATGAGAAGCTCATACCCAAGCGACATAAGTCGGAAAAAATTTGAGATTATTGTAAAAGATCTAGAGTCTTGCAGGAAAAAAACAAAACCAAGAAAACTTGATTTGTATGAGGTATTTTGTGGAGTATTGTACGTCTTAAAAAGCGGTTGCCAGTGGAGAATGTTACCAACAGAATTTCCAAAATGGCGCAATTGTTACGATTATTTCAAAAAATGGAGTGAAAAGCCAGATACAGCTAAAGAAAGCATTCTAGAGCGTGTGTTA AAAAAAATAGTTCGCGTGGTCCGACAAAACAATGGTCGGAAAGAAAAAACCAGCTTTTGCATAATTGATGCACAGAGTGTAAAGAATGCAGATACTGCCAAAGAGAAGGGCTATGATGCTGGTAAAAAAATCTCAGGAATAAAGCGTCATATTGCAGTAGATACACAAGGTTTGCCGCACGCAATTTATGTGACAACGGCAGAAATAACCGATCGTAGTAGTGCTGTGAGAATGGTTAAAAGAGCACAAGAAAATCTCTCTGAAGTTAAAAATATACTGGTTGATGCTGGGTATACAGGAGAAAATTTTGCAGCTCAGATAAAAGCAACTATTGGTGCAACTGTTGAGGTAATAAAACGCAGTGAATTACATACCTTTGTTGTATTGCCAAAGAGATGGGTCGTTGAACGTTCTTTTGCTTGGTTGGAAAAGTGTAGGCGTTTGTGGAAAAACTGCGAGCGAAAGCTCAACACTAGCTTACAAATGGTTGTTCTAGCTTTTGCTGTTTTACTCCTTAAAAGATTATGA